In Nonomuraea muscovyensis, the following proteins share a genomic window:
- a CDS encoding LysR family transcriptional regulator, which produces MELELRHLRMLCAIAETGSVTRAAARLGLSQPALTVQLRKVEEIVGGELFARSRSGAVPTLLGAQVIARARVVLSEMDGLFGDLRDVRAPGTRLHLGSVHTACVASVVGRVGEALPGRLISLRIEPSAVLLADALARGTLDAALVGMIEGFDVPLRAPVVSRTLIPQHPIFVALPERHRLAGRAEIGLADLRGESWISPPGADDGSLAALRASCRAAGFEPDVRYDAPSGGGHHLVAAGHGVRLVDPTWPAPPGTVVRPLAGEPQVARLVVAWRRDRLSATAASAVYRGLATAFRDHVDDNPVFRRWWDAHPETHPL; this is translated from the coding sequence ATGGAGCTAGAGCTCCGGCATCTCCGGATGCTCTGCGCGATAGCGGAGACGGGCAGCGTGACCCGGGCGGCCGCCCGGCTCGGCCTGTCGCAACCGGCCCTGACCGTCCAGTTACGCAAGGTCGAGGAGATCGTCGGCGGCGAGCTGTTCGCGCGCAGCCGCTCCGGCGCCGTCCCCACCCTGCTGGGGGCGCAGGTCATCGCCCGCGCCCGCGTCGTGCTTTCGGAGATGGACGGGCTGTTCGGCGACCTGCGCGACGTCCGCGCCCCGGGGACGCGCCTCCACCTGGGCAGCGTGCACACGGCCTGCGTGGCGAGCGTCGTCGGCCGGGTGGGCGAGGCCCTGCCCGGCCGGCTCATCTCCCTGCGGATCGAGCCGTCGGCCGTGCTCCTCGCCGACGCCCTGGCCCGCGGCACGCTGGACGCGGCGCTCGTGGGCATGATCGAGGGCTTCGACGTCCCGCTGCGCGCCCCGGTCGTCAGCCGGACCCTGATCCCGCAGCACCCGATCTTCGTCGCCCTGCCGGAACGGCACCGGCTCGCCGGACGGGCCGAGATCGGGCTCGCCGACCTGCGCGGCGAATCCTGGATCAGCCCGCCGGGCGCGGACGACGGGTCCCTGGCGGCCCTGCGCGCCTCCTGCCGGGCGGCGGGATTCGAGCCGGACGTCCGGTACGACGCCCCGAGCGGGGGCGGGCACCACCTGGTGGCCGCGGGCCACGGTGTCCGGCTGGTGGACCCCACCTGGCCCGCGCCGCCCGGCACCGTCGTCCGCCCGCTCGCCGGGGAACCCCAGGTCGCCCGCCTCGTCGTCGCCTGGCGGCGCGACCGGCTCAGCGCAACGGCGGCGTCGGCGGTCTACCGCGGCCTGGCCACGGCCTTCCGCGACCACGTGGACGACAACCCGGTCTTCCGCCGCTGGTGGGACGCCCACCCCGAGACGCATCCCCTCTGA